The following DNA comes from Tunturibacter psychrotolerans.
GCCTTTGTAGAGGAGATCGGTCTCAATCCATTCGCGCTCGCGATCGATGTGTGGGTCGATGCGATGAGACCATTTGGTGCCTTTTTTTTCGGTTGAGATTGCGATATCGTGTGTGGCGGCCCCGATCCAGACCTCGTGGCCCTGGTAGGTTTCAGGCAGCTTCCAGATACGAATGTGATGGCGCTTGGCGAAGGTGTCGAGAGATTTCTGGAAGATGAGATCGGGCGGTTTGCCATCGATCATGAGAAGAGAGACAGGAGCACTGGTATAGCCGCTGCCGCGAATGGTCGCCTGAACGGATTTCAACGCAGAGCCCATGCTGAGGGAGTCTGCTTCGAACCAACCGGCTTCCTGGAACGCTGCCATGAGCTGTTGTTGTGAGCCGATGAATATGAGGTTGGTCAGGTCGGAGGGTTTGTTGTCTTTGGTGTGGACGCGGAGAGGTGCCGCTGCAGCGATTGCTTTCAGCTTTTCATCGACGGGCAACACAGGCCAGCCTGACCATGTGTCACGAGTCTTCAACATGGACGGTCGCACGATCTGAATTTGCAGGTCTGTTCCTGCTGGAAAAAGGATCTCGCGGCGAATGGACAGACCGTAGACGGCGGAGACACCTTTGATGGTGTACCCCGCGATTGGATTGGACATGCCGAGAGCTGCGAGGGCGACGGAAGCCTTGGTGGATGCGTGAGGCTGGACGATGCCGAGGATTTCATTGTTTCGGACGGTCTCGCGAGCATTGTCCACATCGATGACGCGAGCGTAGAGCGGCGAGCGCGTGCCGTCGGCATGAATGATGTTGGAGAAGTCGAGCACCAGGCGTGGGCGCGAGTATTTGTCCGGCGCCTTCTGGGCAAAGAGGATGGTTGCCTGTACTTTCGTGCCGGGTGCAAGTACCAGCTCATCTTTAGGGCAGGTGATGTTTTCTCCGCTCTTGCAGAGGGGATAGGTGACGGTGGCTTCGACGGGGTCGCCGGTGCGTGAGTGTTCGCTATAGACGGGGCCGTTGAGGCGGATACTGAGGGTTTGGCCTGGGGCGAGGTCGGCTTTTCTTGATTGTGCGACGCTGGCCGCAATGGTATGCGGCATGTCTCCGTTTTCCTGGTTGAAGAAGTGAAAGAATGCTGTGAGAAACCCGCTGGTCGCGCCGTTTTCGATCAGGAGGGTCTGGATCTCGAAGTTGGGAGAGTAGAGGAGGTAGTCGAGAGCGGTGTCGTTGTAGATGTCTTCGTGGTTGATATCGACGCCGCGTTGAATGAGTTGGTCTGCGATTCCCTCGTATGCGACGATGACCTTTGGCTTGGTGCTGTAGCTGGAGCCGAAGATGGTCCAATGAAGTGCGGTGCGGCCGTACTGGTCGGTGGCCTTTACGTCGGCCCCGTCCGCGATTAGTTTCTTGGCTTCGGTGAGCCGGTCGAGGATGGGTTGCTCTTTGGTCTCCCGGGTGGCCTGGTAGAGCTTTTGAATCAGCGGCGAAGTGTGCGATACATCGAGAGTGACGGCAGCGGTGTCGAGCTCGTCGTCTGGTGTGTCCTGAGTGTCTGCGTCGTCGGGGGCTTCACCTGGGGCCGTCGACTGTTGGCTGTCTTTGGCTGACGCTGCAGATTTGGTTTGCGCGGCTGCTTGAGGTCCGGCCGAAGATACTGCCGAAGCCAGGAAGGCTCCGAGGACTAGGATCACTACTCTCGATGCGGTTGGCATGAGTGACATCACCTCTGATTTTTTAAGGGCCGGCCTGAGAGTTACGCGGGGACGCACTGTTTGAAGACAGCTGCGCCGATGCCACGTATTCTACTCGGGAGATTGTGGATGAATGATATACGAGAGAACAAATGATAGCTGCGAAGTGGATTGATCTTCAGGCGTGGGCGATGCGGGGGATGGACTCGCTGGCGGCGCGGTGGGCTAGCGGGAATAGCGGACCGGCACACCTTGCTACGGGTGAGCAAGGGGAACGGGAGGCGCTGTTTCATCTGCGGAAGCTGGGGTATACGATCGTGGCGCGGAGGTGGAAGAGTGCGAAGTTGTGGGGCGATATCGACCTGGTGGGTTGGGATGGGCCGACATTGTGTTTTATCGAGGTGAAGACGCGGAGCGGAAGGGATTCGATGCCGGCTGAGTCGGCTGTGGACAGTGACAAACGAGACATGCTGCGGAGGATGGCGCGCGCGTACCTGAGGGGGTTCCCGGAGAAGTTGAGGGCGGAGGTACCGGTCAGGTTCGACGTGGTGTCGGTATACTTGCTGCCATCTGGAGTTGAGTTCGCGCTGTATCGAGGAGCCTTTGGATGGTGATGTACGCGCAGGTGTCGGATGTTGCGCTGCTGGATTCGACAGCGTTAAGCGATCGCCTGTCGGAGGTGCTGCGTGGTGCGATGCCGTGGCTGGTAACGATCTCTGAAGCTGAGGCGAGCGTGCCGGAGCACCCGGGGAAGTGGAGCGCGAAGCAGGTGATCGGGCATCTTATCGATTCGGCGGTCAACAATCTGGGACGCATTGTTCGGCTGCAGATTGAGCCTGGGCAGAGTTTCCCTGGGTACGAGCAGATGGAATGGGTGGATCTGCAGCATTATGCGGAACGCGAATGGGCGCAGGTCCTGGCGCTTTGGTTTGCGCTGAATGAGCAGGTGGCGTGGACGATTGGTCATATTGAAAGAGGACGGCTGGGAAATATTGGTTCAGTGGCGGGCGCTTCTCTGACGCTGGGATTTCTGATTGAGGACTACATCGCACATATGCAGCATCACCTGCGGTTGATGCAGGCATGGATTGGGAAGCGGTGAGGATCGGGGTTGGTGATTAGCAACCTTGAAAAGGTGAGCCGGTGTTTAATAGGTTGATCGACTATGTTGGCGGATTTAGATCTGTGAGGATGAGAAGCAATGACGCTGCTGAATGCACCGGAGTTTGATAGCCGCCGCGAAACGCGAAACCGTAATTTATTGATTGCTTTTGGCGTTCTTGTTGCGCTGGCGGTTGTGATAGGGGTGGGCGGTTATCTGCTGGGTCATGGGTGGTTCCTTTCGAATCTTCCGGCCGAGCACAAAGTTAGTAACTTCTTTAGTGCCCTCGAAGCGAAGGACTACGGCAAGGCATTCGCGATTTATACAAACGATCCGGACTGGCAGCAGCATCCCGAGCGGCATAAGGACTATCCGCTGCAGCGGTTTACCGAAGATTGGACGACGGCGAGTCCGGTCGGCGAACCGATTCGTTCGCATCATGTCGATATTTCGAAGACGGATGGGACAGGAGCGTTTGGAAGCGGGATCATTGTCGCAGTGCGCGTGAACGGGGATCACAAGCTGTTCATGTGGTATGAGCGCAAGGATGGAACGTTGACCGAACCGGCGCCGCACATGCTTCAGTACGACTAAATTCGCGAAGAGGTACGTGGCAGGTTATCTCTGTGGCTCTAAAGTACAATCACTAAAGCCACTCGGCTAACTAAGGAGTACCTGGTTTTTTGAAGAAAGCCCTCATCACAGGAGTCACTGGCCAGGACGGAGCCTACCTTGCCCAATTCCTCCTTGCCAAAGGTTATGAAGTTCACGGGATTAAGCGTCGCAGCTCACTTTTCAACACGGCTCGCATTGACCATATCTATGAGGATCCCCACAATCCTTCGCCGCACTTTATCCTCCACTACGGCGACCTGACGGACTCCTCGTCTCTCATTCATATCGTTCAGAAAGTCCAGCCTGACGAGATCTATAACCTAGGCGCCCAATCTCATGTTCAAGTGTCCTTCGAGCAGCCAGAGTACACTGCCGATGCCGATGCGCTTGGACCGCTTCGGCTTCTAGAAGCAATCCGCATCCTGGGCCTGGAAAAGAAGACGAAGTTTTATCAAGCCAGCACCTCGGAACTCTACGGGCTGGTCCAGGAGATTCCACAAAAGGAAACCACCCCTTTTTATCCTCGGAGCCCTTACGCGGTAGCCAAGCTGTACGCTTACTGGATTTGCATCAATTACCGCGAAGCGTATGGAATCTACGCCTGCAATGGAGTTCTCTTCAATCACGAGTCGCCGCTGCGCGGTGAGACCTTCGTTACCCGTAAGATCACTCGCGGCCTGGCCCGCGTCAAGGTGGGACTTCAGCAGCAAGTTTTCCTGGGCAATCTGAGCGCAAAACGTGACTGGGGTCACGCGCGAGATTACATCGAGATGCAGTGGCTTATGCTCCAGCAAGAGAAACCGCAGGACTACGTCATCGCCACCGGCGAGCAATTCAGCGTCCGAGAGTTCGTTACACGCTGCGCGAAACTTCTCGATATGGGCTTGACCTGGCAGGGAAGCGGCATCGACGAGAAGGCTGTCGATTCGAAGGGGAATATAGTTGTCGCGGTGGATCCTCGCTACTTCCGACCGACCGAGGTGGAGACTCTGCTCGGTGACCCTAGCAAAGCGAAACGTGAGCTGGGCTGGACTCCGCGAACCAGCTTTGATGAACTAGTCCGTGAGATGGTCGATGCAGATTTCAAAGCCGCCCAACGAGATGCATTAGTTCGTGAACACGGTTTTGACGCTTATAACGTTCGCGAGACCTAGAGATTGCTGCGATTGAATTTTGCGTCGTTTGAATACTGGTTCTCGTGAAATTTACCTCAGTTGCCGTAGACCCCTCCGGCTTCAGTGCCGCAAGTTCCACGAGTGACCGGAGGTTGTTTTTATGAAAAAAGACTCCCGCATCTACATCGCCGGTCACCGGGGCCTCGTCGGATCAGCTATTCGTCGTGGTCTCGAGCAGGGCGGCTACACCAATATACTTACGCGTACTCGCGATGAACTTGACCTTCTCGATACCGCTTCGGTGACTCAGTTTTTCGCGGAGACGAAGCCAGAGTACGTCTTCCTCGCAGCAGCGAAAGTCGGGGGGATCCTCGCGAACAGCACTTATCCAGCCGACTTCATCCGCGACAATCTCGTCATTCAGTCAAACATCATCGAATCGGCCCGCAAAGTCGATGTTGCCCGGCTTCTTTTTTTGGGCTCTTCTTGTATCTATCCGAGGCTTGCTCCCCAGCCAATGCCTGAGTCTTCACTGCTCACCGGTCCTCTTGAACCTACAAACCGCCCGTATGCTCTTGCCAAGATCGCCGGCATCGAGATGTGCTGGAGCTATAACCGTCAGTACGGTACCCGTTACCTCGCGGCGATGCCGACAAATATCTACGGTCCCAACGATAACTTCGACCTCAACACGTCGCATGTCCTTCCCGCGCTCATTCGCAAGACCTTCGAAGCTATCAAGGCAGGGGCAAGAGAGATTACCGTTTGGGGTACCGGAACTCCCCGCCGCGAACTTCTCTATTCCAGCGATCTGGCCGAGGCATGTATCTTCCTCATGAATCTTGATGAAGCCGGTTTTCAGTCTCTCCTTGTCGAAGACTCTCCTCCGCTTATTAACATCGGTACGGGCGAAGATGTCACCGTGCGCGAACTCGCCGAAACCGTCGCTCGGGTTCTCGGCTTCTCAGGCCAACTGGTCTTTGACATCACCAAGCCTGATGGCACGCCGCGGAAGCTGATGGATGTCAGCCGCTTACACAAGCTTGGCTGGCACCATACGACTAGTTTGGAACAGGGAATTGGTCTCACCTGGGATGCAGTCCGCAATACGTTCTAGACAGGAGTTATTTGGAGTGCTTCTTGTCGAGATCTTCGACCCACTTGGAAAGTGACTCGGCCGAAACGATCTGCCGTTTTATAAATGCGTCCAACAGTAGTCGGGTGTCGACAGCGGCGAATGGTAGATCGATCCGCGCGCCTGTTTTTTGGTAAGGCACCTTCACAATGTATGCCGGACGGTCGTCGAAAGTCGCTCCATCGCTTGCGACCTGCTCTTCCGGAGTCCAGTCTGGAGCGATAGACCAGGAGGTGGTCCGCCAGGAGTGGTCTCCCATGATGACTATGGCAGAAGAGTCCCACTCGCCGCGCGATTCAAGGACGGACCGCAGATGTCCCAGATAGAAGTCTGCGAGAGCTAAGTTGTCGATGTAGCTCGAGTCTCCCACGGTGAAGCTTCGTGTTGTGCGGTTGTAGATGCCGCCCGGATGGGGTATGGGCATGTGGAGCAGGATAAAGTCAGCCGAGATATCTTGAAGGAGGCGATCCGCTGAGGCGGAAAGCTCCTGATAGTCGGCGATGTGAAGTGTGGCATAAAGGTCCGTGGCCTTGGGTTCGTGGGTGAGTGCGGTATGCAGACGATCCACGAGGATGAAACTTGTGAGAATGGGCTGGAAGGTGTTCCTGAGGATAGAAGCTTGAGGCATCGATCTGTTTTGAGCTAATCCATTCAATATCCAGTTGCATTGATCAAGCACGTCTGGGAGGATGCGGCAGTATGGGTTATACCAGCCGGCTACCGCGGTGCTGTAACCGGCATCGAGAGCATCCTGGAAGACTGTAGCGTGTTGGTTTAAGTTCTCCCATCTGTTCTCGCTCGAGAGATGGATCATCAGACTTCCATCCGCGCGGGGGCGGATCTTGTCGATCGCCAGACCCGACATAAACGATGGCACGACAATTTCTGTCCTGTTGCCGGCTGGCACGGCATGCGTGAATACAGTCGTCTGGGTGGCGAGAGAGTCGAACTCTGGAAGGCTGAGGCCTTGAAATCTCTTTCCATAAATCTGCTGGTACGACAGTTCATCGAGGATAATCCAAATGATGCGAGGGTGGGTGGCTTGCAGCGTCTGGGGTAAGTTCGTCCTGCGGTGAAGAGGGCGTGGTGCATTGAGAGAGCGTGCCTGCCATCCAAACCACGCCAATTCGACGAGAATCAAGGCTCCGCAGACGGCAATCGAACACAACACTGAGACCGCAAATCTCTGGGCGCGCTCAAATATGGGCTGGCGAGTTGGCCGCCAGCGAGCCATAAGAACTATAAAGGCCGCCAGGCTTAGGCCAAGTATGCTCCGGCTTAACCAGTGGGGAAAGTACCAATCAGTAAGAAGAGCCCAGTTTTTCAGAAATGCCCATGGCAAGACAAGAACGATGCCTGCCCAAACTGCAATCGATTTTCGACTGGATCCTTGAGCAGCGAGCATGAGAATTGTGAATATCGTCCATACCGCGATGAAATTCAGAAATGCGGGGATGAAGAGCGTCCTCGCGGGTCCGGTCCAATGGTAGACAGTGTAGTGGGCAGGCGATACAAGCGGACCGACAATCCATAAACAGCAGATTGTCGTCACTCCAAGGGCGGAGGCTATCGAGAGAAACCGCCGCTGGGTCATCTCTTCCTCATGCGTGATTTGGCTCGTTGATTTCGAGCAACTTCACTGATCTGCAGCCCATTCCAAAGCTGTACTTGTTGAGGGTCAAGCGAAGGTCTTCGCTGGCAAGCAAGGTCGTAATATATGTGGTTGGAAGACAGTTCATTCTTTGATAGTGGATGAGGCCAAGGTTTCCTTTGCGCGTGCTGCAGGGAGGCACCCCTGGTAATACGCTATTCTATCCCTGACGCTTTAGCTCCAGACGGGTTACACTTAAGAATTGGGACGCGAGGGAGAGGCTATTCCTCAACTGAAAACTCACGGATGAAGACGGACATATTAGTGGTGGGCGCAGGATTCGCCGGCGCAGTAATTGCGGAACGATTCGCGTCGCATGGGAAATCTGTTCTTGTCATCGACAAGCGCTCCCATATCGGCGGCAACGCCTTCGACGAGTTGGACAGTGCCGGAGTATTGGTGCATCGATATGGACCTCACATCTTTCACACGAATGCGCCACATGTCGAAGAGTATCTCTCCCAGTTCACTGAATGGAGAAGATACGAGCATA
Coding sequences within:
- a CDS encoding LssY C-terminal domain-containing protein, which translates into the protein MPTASRVVILVLGAFLASAVSSAGPQAAAQTKSAASAKDSQQSTAPGEAPDDADTQDTPDDELDTAAVTLDVSHTSPLIQKLYQATRETKEQPILDRLTEAKKLIADGADVKATDQYGRTALHWTIFGSSYSTKPKVIVAYEGIADQLIQRGVDINHEDIYNDTALDYLLYSPNFEIQTLLIENGATSGFLTAFFHFFNQENGDMPHTIAASVAQSRKADLAPGQTLSIRLNGPVYSEHSRTGDPVEATVTYPLCKSGENITCPKDELVLAPGTKVQATILFAQKAPDKYSRPRLVLDFSNIIHADGTRSPLYARVIDVDNARETVRNNEILGIVQPHASTKASVALAALGMSNPIAGYTIKGVSAVYGLSIRREILFPAGTDLQIQIVRPSMLKTRDTWSGWPVLPVDEKLKAIAAAAPLRVHTKDNKPSDLTNLIFIGSQQQLMAAFQEAGWFEADSLSMGSALKSVQATIRGSGYTSAPVSLLMIDGKPPDLIFQKSLDTFAKRHHIRIWKLPETYQGHEVWIGAATHDIAISTEKKGTKWSHRIDPHIDREREWIETDLLYKGTATSYALVDRPHAPKKTANATGDELLTDGRVSIVELGPTKPNILNPPSPVLQSRE
- a CDS encoding YraN family protein, whose translation is MIAAKWIDLQAWAMRGMDSLAARWASGNSGPAHLATGEQGEREALFHLRKLGYTIVARRWKSAKLWGDIDLVGWDGPTLCFIEVKTRSGRDSMPAESAVDSDKRDMLRRMARAYLRGFPEKLRAEVPVRFDVVSVYLLPSGVEFALYRGAFGW
- a CDS encoding DinB family protein: MVMYAQVSDVALLDSTALSDRLSEVLRGAMPWLVTISEAEASVPEHPGKWSAKQVIGHLIDSAVNNLGRIVRLQIEPGQSFPGYEQMEWVDLQHYAEREWAQVLALWFALNEQVAWTIGHIERGRLGNIGSVAGASLTLGFLIEDYIAHMQHHLRLMQAWIGKR
- the gmd gene encoding GDP-mannose 4,6-dehydratase is translated as MKKALITGVTGQDGAYLAQFLLAKGYEVHGIKRRSSLFNTARIDHIYEDPHNPSPHFILHYGDLTDSSSLIHIVQKVQPDEIYNLGAQSHVQVSFEQPEYTADADALGPLRLLEAIRILGLEKKTKFYQASTSELYGLVQEIPQKETTPFYPRSPYAVAKLYAYWICINYREAYGIYACNGVLFNHESPLRGETFVTRKITRGLARVKVGLQQQVFLGNLSAKRDWGHARDYIEMQWLMLQQEKPQDYVIATGEQFSVREFVTRCAKLLDMGLTWQGSGIDEKAVDSKGNIVVAVDPRYFRPTEVETLLGDPSKAKRELGWTPRTSFDELVREMVDADFKAAQRDALVREHGFDAYNVRET
- a CDS encoding GDP-L-fucose synthase family protein, with the translated sequence MKKDSRIYIAGHRGLVGSAIRRGLEQGGYTNILTRTRDELDLLDTASVTQFFAETKPEYVFLAAAKVGGILANSTYPADFIRDNLVIQSNIIESARKVDVARLLFLGSSCIYPRLAPQPMPESSLLTGPLEPTNRPYALAKIAGIEMCWSYNRQYGTRYLAAMPTNIYGPNDNFDLNTSHVLPALIRKTFEAIKAGAREITVWGTGTPRRELLYSSDLAEACIFLMNLDEAGFQSLLVEDSPPLINIGTGEDVTVRELAETVARVLGFSGQLVFDITKPDGTPRKLMDVSRLHKLGWHHTTSLEQGIGLTWDAVRNTF
- a CDS encoding sulfatase-like hydrolase/transferase codes for the protein MARWRPTRQPIFERAQRFAVSVLCSIAVCGALILVELAWFGWQARSLNAPRPLHRRTNLPQTLQATHPRIIWIILDELSYQQIYGKRFQGLSLPEFDSLATQTTVFTHAVPAGNRTEIVVPSFMSGLAIDKIRPRADGSLMIHLSSENRWENLNQHATVFQDALDAGYSTAVAGWYNPYCRILPDVLDQCNWILNGLAQNRSMPQASILRNTFQPILTSFILVDRLHTALTHEPKATDLYATLHIADYQELSASADRLLQDISADFILLHMPIPHPGGIYNRTTRSFTVGDSSYIDNLALADFYLGHLRSVLESRGEWDSSAIVIMGDHSWRTTSWSIAPDWTPEEQVASDGATFDDRPAYIVKVPYQKTGARIDLPFAAVDTRLLLDAFIKRQIVSAESLSKWVEDLDKKHSK